Within the Deinococcus peraridilitoris DSM 19664 genome, the region TGTCCGCTACCCCCATCAGGCTATAGGCTCATGTACGCCCGACCACGGATGTCAACACCACTACAGCCGCGTTTTTTGGTGCGTCAAACAGGCTGCCGCCCACCCCGGAAAGAACGGCGGCGGCGAGGAGCGCGGGGAAGTCATTCGCCCAGCCCATCGCGCCGAATCCCAATGCGCGCACCAGCAAGCCCGCCAGGATCAAGCTGCGCGGTCCAACCCGGTCAGCGAGGGCGCCACCAAAAACCGTCAGGCCCTGTTGGGTGATCTGACGCGCGGCCAGCACCAAGCCCACCGTGCCGGCAGCCCAACCCAGGTCGCGCACGTAAACGTAATGTACCGTCACGAGCGGTATGACCATGAAGAATCCGGCGTTCATCAAGAAGGTGGTGATGAGAAGCGCCGCGAGTCCGCGGGTTTTGGTGAGGTCAGACAGCTGAGGCGTGGTCAAGACAAAAAAGCGACTTTCGGTGGTGTTTCAAGTGAGGTGTAGGCTGCGGGTTTGTCCGTGATGGTCAGGGCACGCACACCGGGGGTGCTGTTGGAGGTACCGCTTGACGTCATGCGACACCCTGAAGCAGCTTGGATGACCACTGAGCGCTAAGGGTTCCATCGATGAAACGCAAAACCTCGCATTCAAGGGCGAGCTACCCCTTGCTGCTCGACCTCGTGGATAAACTGCTCGAGTGCACCGAAGTAGGTGTTGGCGTCATCCCACATGCTGAGATGACTGCCGTTCTCGCAGATGGATACTGTGGCGTTCTGCATGCGTCGGCCCATTTCCTGAATGTCTGCGGGGTTCATGCTGTCATGCCGGCCGACGGACAGCAGGGTCGGTACGGTGATGCGGTGTAGGTCCTCCCAGCGGTTCCAGTCTTTGAAGTTTCCGGACACCACGAATTCGTTGGGACCTTGCATGGTGTTGTAGACTGGAGTCGCGAGGTGACTGAACATGCGTTGCACGGGTTCCGGCCAGGGCACTACGCGGCAGATGTGCCGGTTGTACAGCGTCATCAGTAATTCCTGGTATTCAGGATGGTCGAGTTCGCCGCTCGTTTCGTGTTGCTTCATACGCGCAACGTCTTCCTCGGGAAGTTGTTCGCGCAACTCGTTGATGTAGGCGACGTATGAGGCGATGCTGGCCGTCATGTTGCTGACGATCAGGCCTTTGAGGTGCGTTTGATATTTGAGGGCGTACTCGAGAGCGAGCATGCCGCCCCAGGAGTTACCGAAGAGGTAGAACTGCTCGAGACCGAGGGCTTGGCGTACCTGCTCGACTTCCTCCCGGAAGCGTTCGACGGTCCATAGGCTGGGGTCGTCAGGCTGATCAGAGTAAAACGAGCCGAGCTGGTCGTAGTAGTAGAAGGTGTATTTGTCGGGAGAGAGCCACTGTTCGAAGCACTCGAAGTATTCGTGGGTGCAGCCTGGCCCGCCGTGGAGCAAGAGGAGCGTGACCGGTCCGTGTCCGACTTTCTTTGTCCAGACGTGATACTGGCCGTCGACTTGAACGCGTTTGACCGGGTCGTTGTGGCGGGTCATGGTGCACTCCTGACGTGCCGAGTGGCTGAAGAAGGGCTTCCTGGCGCGGCGTGTGGCGATGGGCGGGCTTGTGGTGTGCAGCTTTCAGGACGAAGAGATCAGTTGATAGGGGTGGTCGTTTGCATCTTCGGGGTGCTGTGTTTACAATACTCTCAACTCAACAAGAAGTGGAACAAGGTTCCATAAATTGGAACCAGGAAGGATGGGTGCTTTCTGAACAGCACTGTACTCAAAACATTGAGCCTCCTTGAGCTGTTCACCAACCATCCATCACTGAGCCTGCAACAAATCAGTGAACTCGCTGGGCTGCCCAAAGGATCCGCGCATCGACTCGTGACGACCTTGCAGGCAGCTGGCCTGCTTCAACGGGCCACCAACGGACATTACATGCTCGGTTACAGCTTCCTGCATTACGGAAACCTGGTGGCTGAACGCGTGAACATCCGCCAGCTCGCCCTGGCGCCCATGCGCACCCTGCTCGAAGCGACAGGAGAAGCCGTCAGCCTCGTGCTGCAGGACGGTACCGAAGCCATCTACGTCGAACGCTTCGAAAGCACCCAGCCCGTACGCACCTACACGCGAATCGGACGACGCGCACCCTTGTACGCTGGCGCCTGCCCACGGGCCATTCTCACCTTTCGAACGGACCAGGAGATTCACGCTTATCTGCAAAACGCGCCGCTTACACCCTACGCGAGCGGCACCATCACCGACCCCACGACTCTCTGGCAGAAAATACTCCGCGACCGCACCACTGGCTTCACCGTCAGCTACTCAGAACTCGAAGACGCCACCGCCGGCGTTGCAGCCCCCGTCTTCGCAGCCAACGGAGTCGTGGCTGCCAGCATCAGCCTCTCCGGACCTGAATTCCGCTTTCAACAAGAACGCATTCCGTTCCTGGCCCATCAGACACGCCACGCCGCCCAACAATTGTCAAAGCAACTTGGAGCACCCACGGCTCCCTCTACACTCGTTTGAACGCCCCGACAGCCCGAAACGCCTCACCTCTTACCCCAACCCGGAGGAACGCCATGAAAGCACTCAAACCCTTGCTGCTTACACTCACCCTCGCCGTCGGCGCCGCTCACGCTCAGGGCACGACCCTGACCGTCGCGACCGGCCAGGATCCGCAAAGCTGGGACCCGATCGACACGTTCCTGATGGCCTGGGGCCAAGTCGGACACAACATTTACGACGGGCTGGTCATCCGCAGCCCCGACCTGAAACTGCAGCCGGGACTGGCCACCAAATGGACCGCGCTGAACAACAACAAAACCTTGCGCTTCACCTTACGCAAGAACGTGAAATTTCATAACGGTGAACCCTTCAACGCTGCTGCCGTGAAGTTCACCTTTGACCGCCTGCTGGGCCCCGAAGGCAAGAAAGGTCCGCAACAAGCCAACTACAACGCCATCAAAGAGGTCAAGGTCATCGATCCATACACGGTGGACTTCATCCTCTCGCAGGCCGATCCGGTCCTGCTCACCAAACTCGCCGGGTACGGCGCGATGATCGTTCCTCCCAAGTACCTCAAGGAAAAAGGCGAAGATTACTTCAACACCCATCCGGTCGGCACCGGACCCTTCAAATTCGTTTCCTACAAGAACGGCGAATCTCTGAAACTTCAAGCCTTCAAGGAGTACTGGGGAGGCGCGCCCAAAGTCGACAACCTCACCTACCGCTTCATCGAGGAGCCTTCGACGCGAGTTGCGGAACTGCAAGCGGGACGCATTGATATCGCCCAAGGCATCCCGGTCAGTCAGGCAGAAACCATCAAGAAGAACAACAAGCTGGTATTGCAGGCAGTGGACAGCCCGACGGCCATGAGCTTGCGTTTCAATACCAGCAAAGCCCCCACCGACAACCTCAAGGTGCGTCAGGCACTGAATTACGCAGTTGACCGTGAAGCCATCATCAAAAGCATCCTGCAAGGCTACGGTACGCCCATCGCTTCACTGCAAGGTGCCAAATCGTTCGGGTACGATCCGAATCTGAAACCTTACCCGTACGATCCCACCAAAGCCAAGCAGCTGCTGCAGGAAGCGGGAGTGAAGCCCGGCACGACCATCGGCATTGACTTCGTCGGTACTGACGCGGTATTCCGTGAAGTCGCGCAGGCTGTCGCGGGATTCTTCCAGGCCGTGGGGCTCAAACCCGAACTCAAAACCTATGAAACCAACACCTTCTACAGCGACATCATCCCGAAAAACAAAACCAGCAACGCCTACCAGATGGGCTGGGGAGGCTGGACGTTCGACTTCGACAACACGGCTTACCTGCTCTACCACAGCGGACAGTTCTGGAATCCTGACTATAAGAATCCCGCGATGGACAAGTTGCTCGACGAGCAGCACAATCTCAGCGACCAAAAGAAACGCCTCACCATCCTGCGCAACGTCGCCAAAATGACGCATGATGAAGCCATCGAAATTCCGCTGTACAACCAGCAGGATTTGTGGGGTGTCGGTCAACGCGTACAGAACTTCAAAGCACCGAGTGATAACCTGCTGAACCTGAAAAATGTCAGCGTGAAGTGACGCTGCCTTATGGCCAAGTACCTCCTCTCCCAGTTCCTGCAAGCGGTGCTGGTCATCGTATTCGTGACGCTGGTTGTCGCGGTCATGCTGCGCTTCTCCGGAGATCCGGCCGTCGCCCTCTTCCAGGGGGCTTCGGCCCCCTCGGAAGAAGAACTGCAGGAAATCCGCCAGGCACTCGGTTTGAATCAGCCATTCCTGACGCAATACGGCAATTTCCTTTCCGGGCTGCTGACCGGCAACCTCGGAATCAGCTTTCGCAGCAAAACGGCCGTCAGTACCTTGGTCTGGCAAGCCATGCCACCCACCTTGCTGCTGGCCCTGACGTCCCTGCTGATCTCCATCCTGATTTCTCTGCCGCTCGGTATTTACGCGGCAGTGCACAAGGGCCGCTGGGCTGACCAGTTCATCCGGATGTTCTCGTTGCTGGGGTTATCTTTCCCGAATTTCTGGCTGGGCATCATGCTGGTCCTGATTTTCGGGGTGGTCCTCGGCTGGTTGCCGCCGTCAGGGTACGAGAGCGCCCTTTCACTGATTTTGCCCAGCGTCACCCTCGGCTTGATCCTCACGTCCACCACCGTGCGGTTGCTGCGCGCTTCACTGCTCGAAGTGCTCGGCAGTCAGTACGTCACCGTGGCGCGCAGCAAAGGCCTGTCGGAACGCCGGGTGCTTTATAAGCACGCGCTGCGCAACACCGCCATTCCGGTGAT harbors:
- a CDS encoding proline iminopeptidase-family hydrolase, yielding MTRHNDPVKRVQVDGQYHVWTKKVGHGPVTLLLLHGGPGCTHEYFECFEQWLSPDKYTFYYYDQLGSFYSDQPDDPSLWTVERFREEVEQVRQALGLEQFYLFGNSWGGMLALEYALKYQTHLKGLIVSNMTASIASYVAYINELREQLPEEDVARMKQHETSGELDHPEYQELLMTLYNRHICRVVPWPEPVQRMFSHLATPVYNTMQGPNEFVVSGNFKDWNRWEDLHRITVPTLLSVGRHDSMNPADIQEMGRRMQNATVSICENGSHLSMWDDANTYFGALEQFIHEVEQQGVARP
- a CDS encoding IclR family transcriptional regulator domain-containing protein, whose translation is MNSTVLKTLSLLELFTNHPSLSLQQISELAGLPKGSAHRLVTTLQAAGLLQRATNGHYMLGYSFLHYGNLVAERVNIRQLALAPMRTLLEATGEAVSLVLQDGTEAIYVERFESTQPVRTYTRIGRRAPLYAGACPRAILTFRTDQEIHAYLQNAPLTPYASGTITDPTTLWQKILRDRTTGFTVSYSELEDATAGVAAPVFAANGVVAASISLSGPEFRFQQERIPFLAHQTRHAAQQLSKQLGAPTAPSTLV
- a CDS encoding ABC transporter substrate-binding protein, whose amino-acid sequence is MKALKPLLLTLTLAVGAAHAQGTTLTVATGQDPQSWDPIDTFLMAWGQVGHNIYDGLVIRSPDLKLQPGLATKWTALNNNKTLRFTLRKNVKFHNGEPFNAAAVKFTFDRLLGPEGKKGPQQANYNAIKEVKVIDPYTVDFILSQADPVLLTKLAGYGAMIVPPKYLKEKGEDYFNTHPVGTGPFKFVSYKNGESLKLQAFKEYWGGAPKVDNLTYRFIEEPSTRVAELQAGRIDIAQGIPVSQAETIKKNNKLVLQAVDSPTAMSLRFNTSKAPTDNLKVRQALNYAVDREAIIKSILQGYGTPIASLQGAKSFGYDPNLKPYPYDPTKAKQLLQEAGVKPGTTIGIDFVGTDAVFREVAQAVAGFFQAVGLKPELKTYETNTFYSDIIPKNKTSNAYQMGWGGWTFDFDNTAYLLYHSGQFWNPDYKNPAMDKLLDEQHNLSDQKKRLTILRNVAKMTHDEAIEIPLYNQQDLWGVGQRVQNFKAPSDNLLNLKNVSVK
- the nikB gene encoding nickel ABC transporter permease — protein: MAKYLLSQFLQAVLVIVFVTLVVAVMLRFSGDPAVALFQGASAPSEEELQEIRQALGLNQPFLTQYGNFLSGLLTGNLGISFRSKTAVSTLVWQAMPPTLLLALTSLLISILISLPLGIYAAVHKGRWADQFIRMFSLLGLSFPNFWLGIMLVLIFGVVLGWLPPSGYESALSLILPSVTLGLILTSTTVRLLRASLLEVLGSQYVTVARSKGLSERRVLYKHALRNTAIPVITFIGLQFGGLIGGVVVVEQVFAWPGLGSLALQAIANRDYPVLQGTVTVLAVMVVLVNFLVDLSYGWFDPRIRME